A part of Rhipicephalus microplus isolate Deutch F79 chromosome 8, USDA_Rmic, whole genome shotgun sequence genomic DNA contains:
- the LOC142761787 gene encoding uncharacterized protein LOC142761787 isoform X2 — protein MSSNVGASCSLPPAEIAKLRMEQRKARRAEAQHKFREQRKARRAEAQRRRRQADPELRAREALRKRQRRRETTTDETRARHAERQRQRRQSNPAVRNADVEAKRQRRANASAADRRRESEARAERLARQRPGFDGARLQRGFLDRNFGRSCVSDRNWFDNDLTEDGSMHNEPQPNAMVQVLLRECNDELSPIQPDPFKVEIGESLNSSTCPKSTQEQAESSRPSKRGVDVAVETPRISDENLCKSSQASIVPIRIHRWTETKPLVHFLVLKLQKKV, from the exons ATGAGTTCCAACGTCGGCGCCAGTTGCAGTTTACCGCCTGCCGAGATCGCGAAACTGCGGATGGAGCAGCGGAAGGCTCGACGCGCCGAAGCGCAGCATAAATTTCGGGAGCAGCGGAAGGCTCGACGCGCCGAAGCGCAGCGTAGACGTCGGCAGGCGGACCCCGAGCTTCGGGCTAGGGAAGCCCTGCGCAAACGGCAACGTCGGCGGGAAACTACTACGGACGAAACACGGGCACGGCATGCCGAGAGGCAACGGCAGCGTCGGCAATCAAACCCCGCAGTACGCAACGCCGACGTCGAAGCTAAGCGTCAGCGCCGAGCCAACGCGTCGGCTGCGGACAGACGACGCGAGTCCGAAGCCCGTGCAGAACGGCTCGCTAGACAACGCCCGGGCTTCGACGGCGCCCGGTTACAGCGCGGATTCCTCGACCGGAACTTCGGGCGCAGCTGCGTCTCCGACCGTAATTGGTTCGATAACGATCTGACCGAGGACGGTAGCATGCACAACGAACCCCAACCGAACGCGATGGTGCAAGTGCTCCTGCGCGAGTGTAACGACGAGCTGTCGCCGATTCAACCCGACCCCTTCAAG GTCGAAATCGGCGAATCTCTAAACAGCAGCACATGCCCAAAATCGACGCAAGAACAGGCAGAGTCATCGCGGCCATCAAAACGTGGTGTGGACGTCGCTGTTGAGACACCAAGAATCTCCGACGAAAATTTGTGCAAGTCCTCGCAAGCATCAATTGTTCCCATCAGGATACACAGGTGGACTGAAACCAAACCCTTAGTACATTTTCTGGTCCTGAAGCTTCAAAAAAAAGTGTGA
- the LOC142761787 gene encoding uncharacterized protein LOC142761787 isoform X1, which translates to MSSNVGASCSLPPAEIAKLRMEQRKARRAEAQHKFREQRKARRAEAQRRRRQADPELRAREALRKRQRRRETTTDETRARHAERQRQRRQSNPAVRNADVEAKRQRRANASAADRRRESEARAERLARQRPGFDGARLQRGFLDRNFGRSCVSDRNWFDNDLTEDGSMHNEPQPNAMVQVLLRECNDELSPIQPDPFKAAASTRKSRLPDEDGLKITVTRPAICCKRADSENEMQATTQVMRVLHRLSAKAIESTPVKTSQLYNSIEVEIGESLNSSTCPKSTQEQAESSRPSKRGVDVAVETPRISDENLCKSSQASIVPIRIHRWTETKPLVHFLVLKLQKKV; encoded by the exons ATGAGTTCCAACGTCGGCGCCAGTTGCAGTTTACCGCCTGCCGAGATCGCGAAACTGCGGATGGAGCAGCGGAAGGCTCGACGCGCCGAAGCGCAGCATAAATTTCGGGAGCAGCGGAAGGCTCGACGCGCCGAAGCGCAGCGTAGACGTCGGCAGGCGGACCCCGAGCTTCGGGCTAGGGAAGCCCTGCGCAAACGGCAACGTCGGCGGGAAACTACTACGGACGAAACACGGGCACGGCATGCCGAGAGGCAACGGCAGCGTCGGCAATCAAACCCCGCAGTACGCAACGCCGACGTCGAAGCTAAGCGTCAGCGCCGAGCCAACGCGTCGGCTGCGGACAGACGACGCGAGTCCGAAGCCCGTGCAGAACGGCTCGCTAGACAACGCCCGGGCTTCGACGGCGCCCGGTTACAGCGCGGATTCCTCGACCGGAACTTCGGGCGCAGCTGCGTCTCCGACCGTAATTGGTTCGATAACGATCTGACCGAGGACGGTAGCATGCACAACGAACCCCAACCGAACGCGATGGTGCAAGTGCTCCTGCGCGAGTGTAACGACGAGCTGTCGCCGATTCAACCCGACCCCTTCAAG GCCGCAGCATCAACACGAAAAAGCAGACTGCCTGACGAAGACGGCTTGAAAATCACCGTGACGAGGCCTGCCATCTGCTGCAAACGGGCCGACAGTGAGAACGAGATGCAGGCCACTACACAAGTTATGCGTGTTTTGCACAGGCTATCTGCAAAGGCTATAGAGTCAACGCCCGTCAAAACGTCGCAGCTCTACAACTCAATAGAG GTCGAAATCGGCGAATCTCTAAACAGCAGCACATGCCCAAAATCGACGCAAGAACAGGCAGAGTCATCGCGGCCATCAAAACGTGGTGTGGACGTCGCTGTTGAGACACCAAGAATCTCCGACGAAAATTTGTGCAAGTCCTCGCAAGCATCAATTGTTCCCATCAGGATACACAGGTGGACTGAAACCAAACCCTTAGTACATTTTCTGGTCCTGAAGCTTCAAAAAAAAGTGTGA
- the LOC142761787 gene encoding uncharacterized protein LOC142761787 isoform X3 — translation MSSNVGASCSLPPAEIAKLRMEQRKARRAEAQHKFREQRKARRAEAQRRRRQADPELRAREALRKRQRRRETTTDETRARHAERQRQRRQSNPAVRNADVEAKRQRRANASAADRRRESEARAERLARQRPGFDGARLQRGFLDRNFGRSCVSDRNWFDNDLTEDGSMHNEPQPNAMVQVLLRECNDELSPIQPDPFKAAASTRKSRLPDEDGLKITVTRPAICCKRADSENEMQATTQVMRVLHRLSAKAIESTPVKTSQLYNSIEVSRCYTKF, via the exons ATGAGTTCCAACGTCGGCGCCAGTTGCAGTTTACCGCCTGCCGAGATCGCGAAACTGCGGATGGAGCAGCGGAAGGCTCGACGCGCCGAAGCGCAGCATAAATTTCGGGAGCAGCGGAAGGCTCGACGCGCCGAAGCGCAGCGTAGACGTCGGCAGGCGGACCCCGAGCTTCGGGCTAGGGAAGCCCTGCGCAAACGGCAACGTCGGCGGGAAACTACTACGGACGAAACACGGGCACGGCATGCCGAGAGGCAACGGCAGCGTCGGCAATCAAACCCCGCAGTACGCAACGCCGACGTCGAAGCTAAGCGTCAGCGCCGAGCCAACGCGTCGGCTGCGGACAGACGACGCGAGTCCGAAGCCCGTGCAGAACGGCTCGCTAGACAACGCCCGGGCTTCGACGGCGCCCGGTTACAGCGCGGATTCCTCGACCGGAACTTCGGGCGCAGCTGCGTCTCCGACCGTAATTGGTTCGATAACGATCTGACCGAGGACGGTAGCATGCACAACGAACCCCAACCGAACGCGATGGTGCAAGTGCTCCTGCGCGAGTGTAACGACGAGCTGTCGCCGATTCAACCCGACCCCTTCAAG GCCGCAGCATCAACACGAAAAAGCAGACTGCCTGACGAAGACGGCTTGAAAATCACCGTGACGAGGCCTGCCATCTGCTGCAAACGGGCCGACAGTGAGAACGAGATGCAGGCCACTACACAAGTTATGCGTGTTTTGCACAGGCTATCTGCAAAGGCTATAGAGTCAACGCCCGTCAAAACGTCGCAGCTCTACAACTCAATAGAGGTGTCACGCTGCTACACGAAGTTTTAA